A stretch of DNA from Campylobacter concisus:
GTACGACTGAAGAGGTGGCAAAAGCTTACAACACGCAAATTTTAGCTGAAATCCCTATCGAGCCAGCTGTTCGCGTGGGCGGCGATAATGGTAAGCCAGTTAGCTTTTACGAGCCGAACTCAGTCACTGCAAAACGCTACGAGAGTGCGGCTGCTAGACTTTGGGAAGTGATAGAAAATATAAATAGTGATGGCGGAGCTGATAACTCAGCGATCCAACCAGTAAATGACGGCAAGAGTGCTTGCTCGAAGTAATCTCTAAATTGATCTATAAATTTGCACGTAAAAAATAAAAGTACGTGCAAATTTAGCTTTTAAAAGAAATTTAACAGGAGAAAAAGATGAAAGCAATCGTAACCGTAGTCGGAAAAGATAAAGTCGGCATCGTAGCTGGTGTATCAGCAAAGCTTAGCGAGCTTGGACTAAATATAGATGATATCTCACAGACTATTTTAGATGAGTTTTTTACGATGATGGCTGTGGTTTCAAGTAATGAAAATAAGGATTTTACGGTCTTAAGAGAAGAGCTTAATAAACTTGGGGAGAGCCTTAAAGTCAAGATTAACATCCAAAGTTCTGCCATCTTTGACGCGATGCATACAATCTAAGGAAAAGCAATGGACATCAAAAACGTAACCGAAACGATCTCGATGATCGAAGAGCAAAATTTTGACATCAGAACGATCACGATGGGTATCTCTTTACTTGATTGCATTGATCCTGATATCAACAAAGCTTGTGACAAAATTTACGCAAAAATCACCACTAAAGCCAAAGACCTAGTCAAAGCGGGCAACGAAATTTCTGCTGAGCTAGGCATACCAATCGTCAATAAAAGAGTGAGCGTGACGCCTATCTCGATAATCGGAGCGGCAACCGATGCAAGCGACTATGTTATGATTGCAAAGACGCTTGATAGGGCTGCAATTGAGATTGGCATTGATTTTATAGGTGGTTTTTCGGCTCTTGTGCAAAAGGGCTATCAAAAAGGCGATAAAATTTTGATAGATTCTATTCCGCAAGCACTTGCACAGACTACAAAAGTATGTGCAAGCGTCAATGTCGGCTCAACAAAAACAGGCATAAACATGAGTGCTGTGCGTGACATGGGGCACATCATAAAAGAGACGGCAGCTGCTTCTCGAATGGGTTGTGCTAAGCTCGTGGTTTTTGCAAACGCAGTTGAAGACAATCCTTTCATGGCTGGTGCATTTCACGGCGTGGGTGAGGCTGATGTAGTGATAAATGTCGGCGTCTCAGGTCCAGGAGTGGTAAAAAGAGCCCTTGAAAAGGTGCGTGGCGAGAGTTTTGACATAGTGGCTGAGACTGTGAAAAAGACGGCATTTAAGATCACTCGCATCGGTCAGCTCGTGGGCCAAATGGCGAGTGAAAGGCTTGGCGTGAAATTTGGTATCGTTGATCTTTCTCTTGCCCCAACACCAGCCGTGGGCGACTCGGTGGCTCGTGTGCTTGAGGAGATGGGGCTGGAGGCTGTTGGTACGCACGGAACGACTGCGGCACTTGCTCTCCTAAATGACGCAGTAAAAAAAGGTGGCGTCATGGCGTGCAATCAAGTGGGCGGCTTAAGCGGTGCATTTATCCCGGTCTCAGAAGATGAAGGCATGATAGCTGCGGTGCGCGCGGGATCGCTAAATTTAGAAAAGCTTGAAGCGATGACCGCGATATGCTCGGTTGGTCTTGATATGATCGCTATACCTGCTGACACACCAAGCGAGAGCATAGCTGCGATGATCGCTGATGAGGCGGCTATCGGAGTTATAAATCAAAAAACAACGGCCGTTCGAATTATACCTCTTGGATGTGAGGGCGATATGATCGAGTTTGGCGGCCTTTTAGGAAGAGCACCTGTGATGAAGATAAGCAAAGCCTCTAGTGCCGACTTCATCGCTCGTGGCGGACAAATTCCAGCACCTATCCATAGTTTTAAAAACTAATCTTCAAAGTCCGCTTTAAATTTGCGGACTTTACATGATTTATTTTAGTCGTTTAAAAACAATTGATTCTTTGGTTTTTTGTTATAATTCTACTTTTTATAA
This window harbors:
- a CDS encoding ACT domain-containing protein → MKAIVTVVGKDKVGIVAGVSAKLSELGLNIDDISQTILDEFFTMMAVVSSNENKDFTVLREELNKLGESLKVKINIQSSAIFDAMHTI
- a CDS encoding PFL family protein — translated: MDIKNVTETISMIEEQNFDIRTITMGISLLDCIDPDINKACDKIYAKITTKAKDLVKAGNEISAELGIPIVNKRVSVTPISIIGAATDASDYVMIAKTLDRAAIEIGIDFIGGFSALVQKGYQKGDKILIDSIPQALAQTTKVCASVNVGSTKTGINMSAVRDMGHIIKETAAASRMGCAKLVVFANAVEDNPFMAGAFHGVGEADVVINVGVSGPGVVKRALEKVRGESFDIVAETVKKTAFKITRIGQLVGQMASERLGVKFGIVDLSLAPTPAVGDSVARVLEEMGLEAVGTHGTTAALALLNDAVKKGGVMACNQVGGLSGAFIPVSEDEGMIAAVRAGSLNLEKLEAMTAICSVGLDMIAIPADTPSESIAAMIADEAAIGVINQKTTAVRIIPLGCEGDMIEFGGLLGRAPVMKISKASSADFIARGGQIPAPIHSFKN